In a single window of the Streptomyces sp. HUAS ZL42 genome:
- a CDS encoding Ig-like domain-containing protein: protein MRHAQGRARRAGAALAAVLTWAGLLAGAAGCTSDGIGGIGEVLGKPSAPEDVIRISPDDGSKGVRPEETLRIRVPSGRLESVKVVKWQDAQETPVPGHISEDGLRWEPEHEKLALAAKYTVDAVALDGRGRRSARHTTFTTYVPEERFIGYVTPENRSVVGTGMIVSLQFNREIENRAAVERAVRVTAKPPVEVRPHWFDKGRLDFRPEHYWKPGTQVTVDLRFRDVEGAPGVYGLQYKTFSFTVGREQVSVVDAAKHTMEVRRAGELLATVPITAGAPRTTTYNGKMVVTEMLEVTRMNSRTVGFGGEYDIPDVPHAMRLTDSGTFLHGNYWASDAFGNANVSHGCVGLRDVKGGGSDTPAGWFFDRSLVGDVVEVVHSNDKKVAADNGLGGWNMGWKEWKAGSAVK from the coding sequence GTGAGGCATGCACAAGGGCGCGCACGGCGCGCGGGGGCCGCGCTGGCCGCCGTACTGACATGGGCAGGACTGCTGGCCGGAGCCGCCGGCTGTACTTCGGACGGCATCGGCGGCATCGGCGAGGTGCTGGGGAAACCCTCGGCGCCCGAGGACGTCATCCGCATCTCCCCGGACGACGGCAGCAAGGGCGTACGGCCCGAGGAGACGCTGCGGATCCGGGTGCCCAGCGGGCGCCTGGAGTCGGTGAAGGTCGTCAAGTGGCAGGACGCACAGGAGACCCCGGTGCCCGGGCACATCTCCGAGGACGGCCTGCGCTGGGAACCCGAGCACGAGAAGCTGGCCCTGGCCGCCAAGTACACGGTCGACGCGGTCGCCCTGGACGGCCGGGGGCGCCGCTCGGCCCGGCACACCACCTTCACGACGTACGTCCCCGAAGAGCGCTTCATCGGATACGTCACCCCCGAGAACCGCTCCGTCGTCGGCACCGGAATGATCGTCTCCCTGCAGTTCAACAGGGAGATCGAGAACCGCGCCGCCGTCGAACGAGCCGTCCGCGTCACCGCGAAACCGCCCGTCGAGGTCCGCCCGCACTGGTTCGACAAGGGCCGCCTCGACTTCCGCCCCGAGCACTACTGGAAGCCCGGCACCCAGGTCACCGTCGACCTGCGCTTCCGGGACGTCGAGGGCGCACCCGGTGTCTACGGCCTGCAGTACAAGACGTTCTCCTTCACCGTCGGCCGCGAACAGGTCTCCGTGGTGGACGCCGCCAAGCACACCATGGAGGTGCGGCGTGCCGGCGAACTCCTCGCCACCGTGCCCATCACCGCAGGCGCGCCCAGGACCACGACGTACAACGGGAAGATGGTCGTCACCGAGATGCTCGAGGTGACCCGTATGAACAGCCGCACGGTCGGCTTCGGCGGCGAGTACGACATCCCGGACGTCCCGCACGCCATGCGCCTGACCGACTCCGGCACCTTCCTGCACGGCAACTACTGGGCGTCGGACGCCTTCGGCAACGCCAATGTCAGCCACGGCTGTGTGGGGTTGCGGGACGTGAAGGGCGGCGGTTCGGACACGCCGGCGGGCTGGTTCTTCGACCGCAGCCTCGTCGGGGACGTGGTCGAAGTCGTCCACAGCAATGACAAAAAGGTCGCTGCGGACAACGGGCTCGGAGGGTGGAACATGGGCTGGAAGGAGTGGAAGGCGGGCAGCGCGGTCAAATGA
- the glgX gene encoding glycogen debranching protein GlgX, with translation MSSAAEQEAVTEEARAAAVVNGAQRKAPGAPVWPGAPMPLGARFRVGPDGVAGTNFALWAGGAESVELCLFDEQGRETRARLTELTHEIWHGFVPGVMPGQRYGYRVHGRWDPWTGARWNPAKLLLDPYARAVDGDFGLPPEVYGHVRDWPQQQVADTVRDDRDSAPYVPKGVVVHDDATDDEWMDDRRPKTPWADSVIYELHVRGFTKLHPGIPEELRGTYAGLAHPAAIEHLVKLGVTAVELLPVHQFAHEDHLLRKGLRNYWGYNSIGYFAPHAAYASSGTTGQQVGEFKRMVRALHEAGIEVILDVVYNHTAEAGELGPTLSLKGIDNRGYYRLQSDARRYADYTGCGNTLHVVQPHVLRLITDSLRYWVTEMGVDGFRFDLAAALARSMHDVDMLSPFLAVIAQDPVLRRVKLIAEPWDVGSGGYQVGAFPPLWTEWNDRYRNAVRDFWRGALPDVRDLGYRLSGSSDLYAWGGRRPYASVNFVTAHDGFTLRDLVSYERKHNEANGEGNRDGTNDNRAWNCGAEGDTADQRVRALRRRQLRNLLTTLLLSTGVPMLVAGDELGRTQRGNNNAYCQDNEISWVDWGLLEEPAWKALFDLTARLIDLRHRHPVLRRRAFFSGRAHSADGLRDLAWFTARGTEMTERDWYAPAATLGMYLSGRDIPGRDERGAPIVDESFLAVLHAGDRPVSFVLPGPPWAERYEVVVDTSREEQAEAPGTTYRAGAAITVPARAVLLLKVAG, from the coding sequence GTGTCCAGCGCAGCCGAGCAGGAGGCGGTGACCGAGGAGGCGCGCGCCGCCGCCGTCGTGAACGGCGCGCAGCGCAAGGCGCCCGGCGCGCCCGTGTGGCCGGGTGCACCGATGCCGCTGGGCGCCCGGTTCCGGGTCGGCCCGGACGGGGTCGCCGGCACCAACTTCGCGCTGTGGGCGGGCGGGGCCGAGTCGGTCGAGCTGTGCCTGTTCGACGAGCAGGGCAGGGAGACCCGGGCCCGGCTGACCGAGTTGACGCACGAGATCTGGCACGGCTTCGTGCCGGGCGTCATGCCGGGGCAGCGGTACGGCTACCGGGTGCACGGCCGCTGGGACCCCTGGACCGGCGCCCGCTGGAACCCGGCGAAACTGCTGCTCGACCCCTACGCGCGCGCGGTGGACGGCGACTTCGGCCTTCCTCCGGAGGTGTACGGACACGTCCGCGACTGGCCGCAGCAGCAGGTCGCGGACACCGTGCGCGACGACCGGGACTCCGCGCCGTACGTGCCGAAGGGCGTCGTGGTCCACGACGACGCCACCGACGACGAGTGGATGGACGACCGCCGGCCGAAGACACCGTGGGCGGACTCGGTGATCTACGAGTTGCATGTACGGGGGTTCACGAAGCTGCACCCGGGGATCCCGGAGGAACTGCGCGGGACGTACGCCGGTCTGGCCCATCCCGCGGCGATCGAGCACCTGGTGAAGCTGGGTGTGACGGCCGTCGAGCTGCTGCCGGTGCACCAGTTCGCGCACGAGGACCATCTGCTGCGCAAGGGCCTGCGCAACTACTGGGGCTACAACTCCATCGGTTACTTCGCCCCGCACGCCGCCTACGCCTCCTCAGGGACGACCGGTCAGCAGGTGGGCGAGTTCAAGCGCATGGTGCGCGCCCTGCACGAGGCGGGGATCGAGGTCATCCTCGACGTGGTCTACAACCACACGGCGGAGGCGGGCGAACTGGGTCCCACCCTGTCGCTGAAGGGCATCGACAACCGGGGCTACTACCGGCTCCAGTCGGACGCGCGCCGGTACGCCGACTACACGGGCTGCGGCAACACACTGCACGTGGTCCAGCCGCACGTGCTGCGCCTCATCACGGACTCGCTCCGCTACTGGGTGACCGAGATGGGCGTGGACGGCTTCCGCTTCGACCTCGCCGCCGCGCTCGCGCGTTCCATGCACGACGTCGACATGCTGTCGCCGTTCCTCGCGGTCATCGCCCAGGACCCGGTGCTGCGGCGGGTGAAGCTGATCGCGGAGCCGTGGGACGTGGGGTCGGGCGGCTACCAGGTGGGCGCGTTCCCCCCGCTGTGGACGGAGTGGAACGACCGCTACCGCAACGCCGTACGGGACTTCTGGCGGGGTGCGCTGCCGGACGTACGGGACCTGGGGTACCGGCTGTCGGGCTCGAGCGACCTGTACGCCTGGGGAGGCCGCCGCCCCTACGCCTCGGTCAACTTCGTGACGGCGCACGACGGTTTCACCCTGCGCGACCTGGTGTCGTACGAACGCAAGCACAACGAGGCGAACGGCGAGGGCAACCGGGACGGCACGAACGACAACCGGGCGTGGAACTGCGGAGCCGAGGGCGACACGGCCGATCAGCGGGTACGGGCGCTGCGGCGGCGGCAGTTGCGCAATCTGCTGACCACGCTGCTCCTGTCGACGGGCGTGCCGATGCTGGTCGCGGGCGACGAACTGGGGCGGACGCAGCGGGGCAACAACAACGCGTACTGCCAGGACAACGAGATCAGCTGGGTCGACTGGGGGCTGCTGGAGGAGCCCGCCTGGAAGGCCCTGTTCGACCTCACCGCACGACTGATCGACCTGCGGCACCGGCACCCGGTGCTGCGCCGCCGGGCGTTCTTCTCCGGCCGGGCGCACTCGGCGGACGGGCTGCGGGACCTGGCCTGGTTCACCGCGCGGGGCACGGAGATGACGGAACGGGACTGGTACGCACCCGCGGCGACGCTGGGGATGTACCTGTCCGGGCGGGACATCCCGGGCCGCGACGAGCGGGGGGCGCCGATCGTGGACGAGAGCTTCCTGGCCGTGCTGCACGCCGGGGACCGCCCGGTGAGTTTCGTGCTGCCGGGGCCGCCGTGGGCGGAGCGGTACGAGGTGGTCGTCGACACGTCGAGGGAGGAGCAGGCGGAGGCACCGGGCACGACGTACCGGGCGGGGGCGGCGATCACGGTGCCGGCGCGGGCGGTGCTGCTGCTGAAGGTGGCGGGGTGA
- a CDS encoding ABC transporter ATP-binding protein: protein MPTTPLTTQDRSAVRTLLRLWPYVRPIRARLFTAAFVAVVASCTGLVIPLVLKWMVDGPVADRDPAGVWLGALYLLLLGLAEAGLFGVRRWLVARPLSHVEAEMRADLYRHLQRLPVAFHDRWASGQLLSRGTTDLMLLRMFLAFPLTFLLVNGVTILVGVVIMLLQDLTLGLVILGPAVPVVVTCVIFEKRYADVARLAQDQVGDLTTVVEESVLGIRIIKGFGRHRSQARAFRELSRTLRGTELRKARLLATIWGVIVTLPEVAIGAALVLGAVQVASGGLSAGTLVAFLSTALALRWPVDSIGFLLAMSQEAATATERYFEVMDAEPEEPSGSGEPGSVRAGGGSRSPALRGAAAPTLPHSRLRSSGGTPIAPAARLPAARQGLTFHDVTFRYPDAPSDAPPVLQRVDLRIRPGESMALVGATGSGKTTLTALVPRLHEVTSGCITLDGEDISAMPREALRELVAVAFEEPTLFSASVGENVLMGAGDGAGDTELERALGVAQADFVHALPQGTGTQVGEQGLSLSGGQRQRLALARAVVGRPRFLVLDDPLSALDVHTEAAVEAALRQVLADTTALIVAHRPSTVLLADRVALLSGGRIAAVGTHQQLLRTNAEYAHLMSGEEGDPR from the coding sequence ATGCCCACGACACCTTTGACCACCCAGGACCGGTCCGCCGTACGGACGTTGCTGCGCCTGTGGCCGTATGTACGGCCGATTCGGGCGCGGCTGTTCACCGCCGCGTTCGTGGCGGTCGTCGCCTCCTGTACGGGGCTGGTGATCCCGCTCGTCCTGAAGTGGATGGTGGACGGGCCGGTCGCCGACCGGGATCCCGCGGGCGTCTGGCTCGGGGCGCTGTACCTGCTGCTGCTCGGGCTCGCCGAGGCGGGTCTGTTCGGGGTGCGGCGGTGGCTGGTGGCACGGCCGCTGTCGCATGTCGAGGCGGAGATGCGGGCGGATCTGTACCGGCATCTGCAGCGGCTGCCGGTCGCGTTCCACGATCGGTGGGCGTCCGGGCAGTTGCTGTCCCGGGGGACGACGGATCTGATGCTGCTGCGTATGTTCCTCGCCTTTCCGCTGACGTTTCTGCTGGTCAACGGAGTGACGATTCTCGTCGGCGTGGTGATCATGCTGCTGCAGGACTTGACGCTGGGGCTGGTGATCCTGGGGCCCGCCGTGCCGGTCGTCGTCACCTGCGTGATCTTCGAGAAGCGGTACGCCGATGTGGCGCGGCTCGCCCAGGACCAGGTGGGTGATCTGACGACGGTCGTCGAGGAGAGTGTGCTCGGGATCCGGATCATCAAGGGGTTCGGGCGGCATCGGTCGCAGGCGCGGGCGTTCCGCGAACTGTCGCGGACACTGCGGGGGACGGAGCTGCGGAAGGCTCGGCTGCTGGCGACCATCTGGGGCGTCATCGTGACGTTGCCGGAGGTGGCCATCGGGGCGGCGTTGGTGCTGGGGGCGGTGCAGGTTGCCTCCGGCGGTCTCTCGGCGGGCACGTTGGTCGCCTTTCTGTCCACGGCGCTTGCCTTGCGGTGGCCGGTGGACTCGATCGGGTTTCTGCTGGCGATGAGTCAGGAGGCGGCGACTGCTACGGAGCGGTACTTCGAGGTGATGGATGCGGAGCCGGAGGAGCCGTCGGGTTCTGGTGAGCCGGGGTCGGTGCGGGCCGGGGGTGGGTCGCGCAGCCCGGCGCTGCGGGGTGCCGCTGCGCCCACCCTCCCCCACTCTCGACTTCGCTCGAGCGGGGGGACCCCCATCGCCCCAGCGGCACGACTGCCCGCAGCTAGACAGGGACTGACGTTCCACGACGTCACGTTCCGGTACCCCGACGCGCCATCCGACGCCCCTCCTGTTCTCCAGCGTGTCGATCTGCGCATCCGGCCCGGGGAGTCCATGGCTCTCGTCGGGGCCACCGGGAGTGGGAAGACCACCCTCACCGCGCTGGTGCCGCGGCTGCACGAGGTGACCTCCGGGTGCATCACGCTCGACGGGGAGGACATCTCCGCGATGCCGAGGGAGGCGCTGCGCGAACTCGTCGCCGTCGCCTTCGAGGAGCCCACCCTCTTCTCCGCGAGCGTCGGGGAGAACGTCCTCATGGGAGCCGGAGACGGTGCCGGTGACACGGAGCTGGAGCGGGCGCTCGGGGTCGCGCAGGCCGACTTCGTGCACGCGTTGCCGCAGGGGACGGGGACCCAGGTCGGCGAGCAGGGGCTCAGCCTCTCCGGCGGTCAGCGGCAGCGGCTCGCGCTGGCCCGGGCGGTCGTCGGCAGACCCCGGTTCCTCGTGCTGGACGACCCGCTGTCCGCCCTGGACGTCCACACCGAGGCCGCCGTGGAGGCCGCGCTGCGGCAGGTGCTCGCGGACACCACCGCCCTCATCGTGGCCCACCGCCCGTCGACCGTCCTGCTCGCCGACCGTGTCGCGCTGCTGTCCGGCGGCCGGATCGCCGCCGTCGGCACCCACCAGCAACTCCTGCGGACGAACGCCGAGTACGCCCACCTGATGTCCGGGGAAGAGGGGGACCCTCGATGA
- a CDS encoding ABC transporter ATP-binding protein yields the protein MTAPTTSVPAADDNEQELPRAKGAHDPFDRDVLPTPPGATAALLRSLLAPMKARVAFTTLLLLFQQAAVQAGPLLVAYAIDDAVPAFRRHDNGPLIAVGVGYLLCAVVSGALQYAFIGASARVNQDVLLDLRGRIFRHAQALSIDFHERYTSGRLISRSTTDVESLRELLSEGLQELVMVILSFAYISAMLLWLDLGLGAVAVVSFVPLYLLVRVYQRRAKRVYRLRSTAIAAVIVKFVETMNGIRPVRAFRREAANDADFAVLNKRHERTNGDALLEMARYVVGSRLVANASVAVIVLWGAHRVAGGSLALGVLAAAVLYLRRLYDPIDRLGMFLNSYQSAAASLEKIAGLLAQTPSVPETSAPRELPPLESEHPGREVVFDGVRFAYRTGGEVLPRFDLTLPAGQTVAVVGSTGAGKSTLAKLLARFYDPSDGRVLLDGVDLRELSVPELRRGVVMVTQEAFLFSGTVAENIAIGRPDASREEIERAAKAIGAHEFISALPDGYDTDVRKRGGRISAGQRQLVAFARALLADPAVLILDEATSSLDIPGERAVQRAMSTVLHGRTAVVIAHRLSTVEIADRVLVMEHGRIVEDGSPAELVAGTGRFANLHRAWQDSLA from the coding sequence ATGACCGCGCCCACCACCTCCGTTCCCGCCGCCGACGACAACGAGCAGGAACTCCCGCGCGCGAAGGGCGCCCACGACCCCTTCGACCGCGATGTCCTGCCCACTCCCCCGGGCGCCACGGCCGCGCTCCTGCGCTCGCTCCTGGCCCCCATGAAGGCGCGCGTCGCCTTCACCACGCTCCTGCTGCTGTTCCAGCAGGCGGCCGTCCAGGCGGGCCCGCTGCTGGTGGCGTACGCCATCGACGACGCCGTACCGGCCTTCCGCCGGCACGACAACGGCCCGCTGATCGCGGTGGGCGTCGGCTATCTGCTGTGCGCGGTCGTCTCCGGTGCCCTGCAGTACGCCTTCATCGGGGCCTCCGCCCGCGTCAACCAGGACGTGCTGCTCGACCTGCGCGGCCGTATCTTCCGCCATGCGCAGGCCCTGAGCATCGACTTCCACGAGCGGTACACCTCGGGGCGGCTCATCTCCCGGTCCACCACGGACGTCGAGTCGCTGCGGGAACTGCTCAGCGAAGGCCTGCAGGAACTGGTCATGGTCATCCTGTCCTTCGCCTACATCTCGGCGATGCTGCTCTGGCTGGACCTGGGGCTGGGGGCCGTCGCGGTCGTGTCGTTCGTGCCGCTGTATCTGCTGGTGCGGGTGTATCAGCGGAGGGCCAAGCGCGTGTACCGGCTGCGGTCGACGGCCATCGCCGCGGTGATCGTGAAGTTCGTCGAGACGATGAACGGCATCCGTCCGGTGCGCGCGTTCCGTCGCGAGGCCGCCAACGACGCCGATTTCGCCGTACTCAACAAGCGTCACGAGCGGACCAACGGCGACGCGCTGCTCGAGATGGCCCGCTATGTCGTCGGCTCACGGCTGGTCGCCAACGCGTCCGTCGCGGTGATCGTGCTCTGGGGCGCCCACCGGGTGGCGGGCGGCTCGCTGGCCCTGGGTGTGCTGGCGGCCGCGGTGCTGTACCTGCGGCGGCTGTACGACCCGATCGACCGGCTCGGCATGTTCCTCAACTCGTACCAGTCGGCGGCCGCCTCCCTGGAGAAGATCGCGGGCCTGCTGGCGCAGACGCCGTCCGTGCCCGAGACGTCGGCACCGAGGGAGCTCCCCCCGCTCGAGAGCGAACACCCCGGCCGCGAGGTCGTGTTCGACGGTGTGCGGTTCGCCTACCGCACCGGCGGTGAGGTGCTGCCCCGCTTCGACCTCACCCTGCCGGCCGGGCAGACCGTCGCGGTCGTCGGGTCGACGGGCGCCGGGAAGTCCACGCTGGCCAAGCTGCTCGCCCGCTTCTACGACCCCTCGGACGGCCGGGTCCTCCTCGACGGGGTAGATTTGCGCGAGCTATCCGTGCCCGAACTGCGGCGCGGGGTGGTCATGGTGACGCAGGAGGCGTTCCTGTTCTCGGGCACGGTCGCCGAGAACATCGCCATCGGGCGGCCGGACGCGAGCCGAGAGGAGATCGAACGGGCGGCGAAGGCGATCGGCGCGCACGAGTTCATCAGCGCGCTGCCCGACGGCTACGACACGGACGTACGCAAGCGCGGCGGCCGCATCTCCGCAGGTCAGCGTCAACTGGTGGCCTTCGCACGGGCGTTGCTGGCCGACCCCGCGGTGCTGATCCTCGATGAGGCGACCAGCTCGCTGGACATCCCCGGGGAGCGGGCCGTGCAGCGGGCCATGTCGACGGTTCTGCACGGCCGTACGGCCGTCGTGATCGCCCACCGGCTGTCGACCGTGGAGATCGCCGACCGGGTTCTCGTCATGGAACACGGGCGCATCGTCGAGGACGGAAGTCCGGCCGAACTCGTGGCTGGAACCGGTCGGTTCGCAAATCTGCACCGGGCTTGGCAGGACAGTCTGGCGTAA
- a CDS encoding ABC transporter transmembrane domain-containing protein produces the protein MIDAYEDPGTPDSRGGWRYLWWLVMRQPGRSAAGAVLGSLWMVLLAATPFLMARAVDQGLEKGDMGALALWTGLLLAVGTFNAWLSIVRHRTMTRVRMDANFRTVKVVVGHAVRLGAALPRQVGAGEVVTIGVGDVQQIASALTVIGPGVGAIVAYLVVAVLLLSVSAQLTLVVLLGVPVLAALVGPLMRRLQSTESEYRERQGVLTARIGDLAGGLRVLNGLGGKGLFADAFRRDSARLREQGYRVGAVTSWMQALGLGLPTLYLAVVTWMAARMAAQGTISVGELVSVYGYVAVLVRPVAYFLGWGYQLARGAVAARRVVRLLRLEPEPDGGVREAPAEPAVLHDPESGVRVRPGQLTALAGARPADAAAVVDRLGRYAPSAATWGEVRLDEVPLPQVRARILVADNEADLFSGPLRELVAGRAEPASVDEAEIKRAVRAAMAEDIVQGLPDELDSAIDAQGRNLSGGQRQRVRLVRALLADPEVLLAVEPTSALDAHTEAAVADRLRDARRGRTTVVTTTSPLVLDRADTVHYLVDGKVAASGSHQRLLEEEPGYRALVARDTDAPAADEVDTDAEEVVG, from the coding sequence GTGATCGACGCGTACGAGGATCCCGGCACGCCCGACTCTCGTGGCGGCTGGCGATACCTGTGGTGGCTGGTGATGCGGCAGCCGGGGCGTTCGGCGGCCGGCGCGGTGTTGGGCAGCTTGTGGATGGTGCTGCTCGCGGCGACGCCCTTCCTGATGGCCCGCGCCGTGGACCAGGGGCTCGAGAAGGGCGACATGGGCGCACTGGCCCTGTGGACGGGGCTGCTGCTCGCGGTCGGGACGTTCAACGCCTGGCTGAGCATCGTCCGGCACCGCACGATGACGCGGGTGCGGATGGACGCCAACTTCCGCACGGTCAAGGTCGTCGTCGGGCACGCGGTGCGGCTGGGCGCCGCACTGCCGCGCCAGGTCGGGGCCGGTGAGGTCGTGACGATCGGTGTGGGGGACGTGCAGCAGATCGCCTCGGCCCTCACGGTGATCGGCCCCGGCGTCGGCGCGATCGTCGCCTACCTCGTGGTCGCCGTGCTGCTGCTGTCGGTCTCCGCGCAGCTCACCCTGGTGGTGCTGCTCGGGGTGCCGGTACTGGCCGCGCTCGTCGGGCCGCTGATGCGCCGGTTGCAGAGCACGGAGTCGGAGTACCGGGAGCGGCAGGGCGTGCTGACCGCGCGGATCGGCGACCTCGCGGGCGGCCTGCGCGTCCTCAACGGGCTGGGCGGCAAGGGGCTGTTCGCCGACGCCTTCCGCCGTGACTCGGCGCGGCTGCGCGAACAGGGGTACCGGGTCGGCGCGGTGACCAGCTGGATGCAGGCGCTCGGGCTGGGCCTGCCGACGCTCTATCTCGCCGTGGTGACCTGGATGGCGGCCCGGATGGCGGCCCAGGGGACCATCTCCGTGGGCGAGTTGGTGTCGGTGTACGGCTATGTCGCGGTGCTGGTACGGCCGGTGGCGTACTTCCTCGGCTGGGGCTACCAGCTCGCCCGGGGCGCCGTGGCCGCCCGGCGCGTCGTCCGACTGCTGCGGCTGGAGCCGGAGCCGGACGGCGGCGTGCGCGAAGCCCCCGCGGAGCCCGCGGTGCTGCACGACCCCGAGTCGGGGGTGCGGGTGCGGCCGGGGCAGCTGACCGCGCTGGCCGGGGCGCGGCCCGCCGACGCGGCGGCCGTCGTCGACCGGCTCGGCCGGTACGCGCCGTCGGCGGCGACCTGGGGCGAGGTGCGCCTGGACGAGGTGCCGCTGCCTCAGGTCAGGGCGCGGATCCTGGTCGCCGACAACGAGGCCGACCTGTTCTCGGGGCCGCTGCGCGAGCTCGTCGCCGGGCGCGCGGAACCCGCCTCGGTCGACGAGGCGGAGATCAAGCGTGCCGTGCGGGCCGCCATGGCGGAGGACATCGTGCAGGGCCTGCCGGACGAGCTCGATTCGGCGATCGACGCACAGGGGCGCAACCTGTCCGGCGGGCAGCGGCAGCGCGTACGGCTGGTCCGGGCGCTGCTGGCCGACCCCGAGGTGCTGCTGGCCGTCGAGCCGACCTCGGCGCTCGACGCGCACACGGAGGCCGCGGTCGCGGACCGGCTGCGGGACGCGCGCAGGGGTCGTACGACCGTCGTCACCACCACCTCCCCGCTCGTACTCGACCGGGCGGACACCGTGCACTACCTCGTCGACGGGAAGGTCGCGGCCAGCGGCAGCCATCAGCGGCTGCTGGAGGAGGAGCCCGGCTACCGGGCGCTGGTGGCGCGGGATACCGACGCGCCTGCCGCCGACGAGGTCGACACGGACGCCGAGGAGGTCGTGGGGTGA
- a CDS encoding ABC transporter ATP-binding protein yields the protein MTREKLPIAEPAAVRRATVRLVRADGRAFAGVLALNAAAAAAGLAGPWLLGRIIDDVRAGSGVDAVDRAALGILVCAVAQLLLARWARYAGHRFGERMLARVREQFVDRALALPASVVERAGTGDLTTRGTADVSTVGTTLRDAGPDLLINIVQALFLLGAVLAIDPLLGVVGVFGLTPIWFALRWYLRRARDGYLAEGAANSDVAEILAATAAGARTVEAFRLQERRVTASRETLEQSRLRRMYTLFLRTVFFPVVEVSYLFPVAGVLLIGGVLVAHDAVSVGAIVAAALYLRQLEGPIDEILVRVEELQNSGASFARVEGLAQAPVADRDEDAVIPADDRIDVTGVRYAYDRGGEVLHGVDLTVRPGERLAVVGPSGAGKTTLSRLLAGVDAPTSGSVTVGGVPVAALGPERLRRQVVLVTQEHHVFLGTVRDNLRIAEPAATDEQLWTALAAVGADDWVQELPDGLNTELGTPACRTDGSQAQQLALARVVLADPHTLILDEATALLDPATARHTERALAAVLEGRTVIAIAHRLHTAHDADRVAVMEDGRVTELGTHEDLVAEDGAYAALWRTWHGDRHGSS from the coding sequence GTGACGCGGGAAAAGCTGCCGATCGCGGAGCCGGCCGCGGTGCGCCGGGCCACCGTCCGGCTCGTACGGGCCGATGGGCGGGCCTTCGCCGGCGTACTGGCGCTGAACGCGGCGGCCGCCGCGGCGGGGCTCGCCGGGCCGTGGCTGCTGGGCCGGATCATCGACGACGTGCGGGCCGGCTCCGGTGTCGACGCTGTGGACCGGGCCGCGCTGGGGATCCTGGTCTGCGCGGTGGCACAGTTGCTGCTGGCGCGCTGGGCCCGGTACGCGGGGCACCGGTTCGGTGAGCGGATGCTGGCGCGGGTGCGCGAGCAGTTCGTGGACCGGGCGCTGGCGCTGCCCGCGTCGGTGGTGGAGCGGGCCGGCACCGGCGATCTGACGACGCGCGGCACCGCGGACGTGTCCACCGTCGGCACCACGCTGCGCGACGCCGGCCCCGATCTGCTCATCAACATCGTCCAGGCTCTGTTCCTGCTCGGCGCGGTCCTCGCGATCGACCCGCTGCTCGGCGTGGTGGGCGTGTTCGGCCTCACGCCGATCTGGTTCGCCCTGCGCTGGTATCTCCGCCGGGCCCGGGACGGCTACCTCGCCGAGGGCGCGGCGAACTCGGACGTCGCCGAGATCCTCGCGGCGACCGCGGCCGGAGCCCGCACGGTGGAGGCGTTCCGGCTCCAGGAGCGCCGGGTCACGGCGAGCCGGGAGACGCTGGAGCAGTCCCGGCTCAGGCGCATGTACACGCTGTTCCTGCGCACCGTGTTCTTCCCGGTGGTGGAGGTGTCGTACCTCTTCCCCGTGGCGGGGGTGCTGCTGATCGGCGGGGTGCTGGTCGCGCACGACGCGGTGAGCGTGGGGGCGATCGTGGCGGCCGCGTTGTATCTGAGGCAGTTGGAGGGGCCGATCGACGAGATCCTGGTGCGGGTGGAGGAACTGCAGAACAGCGGCGCCTCGTTCGCACGGGTGGAGGGTCTGGCGCAGGCACCGGTGGCCGACCGGGACGAGGATGCGGTGATCCCCGCGGACGACCGCATCGACGTCACCGGGGTGCGGTACGCCTACGACCGCGGCGGCGAGGTGCTGCACGGGGTCGACCTGACCGTCCGGCCCGGGGAGCGGCTGGCGGTGGTCGGCCCGTCGGGCGCCGGGAAGACCACGCTGAGCAGGCTCCTGGCGGGCGTCGACGCGCCGACCTCCGGGTCGGTGACGGTGGGCGGAGTCCCGGTGGCCGCGCTGGGTCCCGAACGCCTCCGCCGCCAGGTCGTCCTGGTCACCCAGGAGCACCATGTCTTCCTCGGCACCGTCCGCGACAATCTGCGGATCGCCGAACCGGCCGCCACGGACGAGCAGTTGTGGACCGCGCTGGCCGCTGTCGGCGCGGACGACTGGGTGCAGGAGCTGCCGGACGGCCTGAACACCGAGCTGGGTACGCCCGCTTGCCGGACCGACGGCTCACAGGCCCAGCAACTCGCCCTGGCCCGCGTGGTCCTGGCCGACCCGCACACGCTGATCCTCGACGAGGCGACGGCCCTCCTCGACCCTGCCACCGCCCGCCACACCGAACGAGCCCTGGCCGCCGTCCTGGAGGGCCGCACCGTCATCGCCATCGCCCACCGCCTGCACACCGCGCACGACGCGGACCGGGTGGCGGTCATGGAGGACGGCCGCGTCACGGAACTCGGCACGCACGAGGACCTGGTGGCGGAGGACGGCGCGTACGCGGCACTGTGGCGGACGTGGCACGGGGACCGGCACGGCTCGTCCTGA